The genomic interval AAATGGATGCAAGGCGACAGAAAATAGCATGGGTCCAAGGGGGTCCCCTTGGTGGATTCCTTCCTCGGACCGCAGAATGTGAGCAATTTTCCCGTCGTTGAAAACCAAAGGACTGAAACCGGCATACATTTGATGGACATGTTGGTAGATGTCGGGGAATGCTTTTGCAACTTCAGGTAATAGATGGGATCGTGATACcgagttgaaggcatttttcAAGTCCGTTTTTAAGATGACCCAATCAAGATTGGATTCCAGAAGTAGACTAATATGATGTACAATAAGCTCTGGTTCTCCTTCGACCGCTACTCCATGttggaggggagaggggaagGATGAAAAGGATTCTTTCTTTTGTAGACACAAAGTCTTAGCCGTGAGCCGCCTGATACACTCGCCGACTGCGATTGGCCTCACATCACCAGATGGCTTCGAGAGAGCAACAAGTCGAGAAGCTGAAAGGAGCTCGACTATGCCGTGAGGGATAGATCCACTTGCAATCAGGTTACAGACAGTAAAGAACTTTCTGGCTGTAGTAGACCTACTCGCAAGTGCCTTGAAATGATCAAAGTTCCATCCAGACGGGCCAGATCCGGAACTCTTGGGAAGTTTGGACAAAGTAGAAAAGAACAGTGACTCAGAGAGACTGGCAGATTGAGGCAAGACTTCTGGACAGGGCACACTCTTCACTCGAGCAGGGTGCTTCAAGGACAGCTTTACAACCGTTTCTGCAGAGACTGGAGCAAGGCCAGGACTCAAAAGCAATTTTGCTGCTCGGGAAAGTTCACCACATTTAATCAGCTGAAGAACTTTCTTACGATTCGTTGAAAGCTTTGATTGCATTGATGAAGACTTGAGAAGAGGTCGTTGAAGATGTAAAAGCTCTTCCCACTGAAAATCAAGAAAGGAGAGAAACTTAGGTCTTTCCTGTCTAATTGCAGCTGCACCTCCTCTTTTGTGACGGAGAATCATTCGTGGTATGCACAGAAAGAGCTTCCATCCTGCTTCGTCAGTGGGGTCTTGTACGATTCTCGTCTGTCTGGTTGGTTCTTTATTTGTGCGATAGAAATTGCTTTTGACTCCTAGAGCATTTAGAGTGTTTGAGGCTATTGGTTGCTGTGTTTTACATAGGTCGGCTATGACATTGAGGTATCTAGCAACAGGAAGCTCTCAAGTGTCTCTTTCCTTTAATTTCAGAGTTGGTCACTCGACAGTTTGCAGAATCATAAGAGACACTTGCACTGTACTCTGGGAAGTGTTGCTACCTCACTATGTTAAAGCACCATCAACTGAAGAAGAGTGGAAAGGAATAGCAACCGATTTTGAAAAGATTTGGAATTTTCCGAATTGCATTGGAGCAATTGACGGAAAACATGTGATTCAAGCGCCAGCTGGTGCTGGGTCCGTGTACTACAATTATAAAGGGACCCACTCTATTGTCCTTATGGCTGTTTACGATGCGCATTATCGCTTCCTAATAGTTGATGTAGGAGATAGTGGTCGGCATAGTGATGGAGGTGTTCTTGCACATTGAGCATTCGGGCAAGCACTAGAGTCTGGCACCCTTTCATTGCCATCGTCAAGAGAATTGCCTGGCAAAGCAACAAGGGCTCCATATGTATTTGTAGGCGACGAAGCGTTTCCTCTACGGACACACATGCTTCGGCCCTACCCAGGCAGGAATCTGCCAGATGCAAAGGCTGTGTTTAATTACCGTCTTAGTTGAGCTCGAAGGATCATTGAAAACTCTTCTGGAATTCTGACAGCTAGGTGGCAACTTTTTAGAAAGTTTATCGTCGCTCAACCAGAACATGTAGTAACTTTTACTAAAGCTGCCATTGCTCTCCATAATTTCCTACGGATCACCGAATCTACAGTCTATTGCCCAGTTGGTTTTAGCGATGCAGAAGGTAGTGTAGGGAATGTAGTGGAAGGAAGTTGGAGGGCTGAAGTAAGTGCTGAAGGGGGATTAGAAAGAGTAGGGCAAGTTGGGAGCAATAGATTTAGTCAATCAGCAGCTGAAGTACGAGAGTGCTTCAGCAACTATTTCATGTCTCCCCAAGGACAAGTTGATTGGCAGTACCATCACATTCATCGAACATCTTATCACTAGATGTATAGAGTgaattaaaaccggcttttctAAAAGCCAACAATATAGATCAGAGAGAGCAGAACTTATGCTTTGGTTGTCATTCATGTACATTGCATGAATGTCATAGCTTTCCACTACTGCAACTTCTTCATTTCACCATGGTAGTAGTTTGAAACATTTAGAGAAAGGGTATTTAGTTACCTTTAGAAAGGGTATTTAGTTACCTATTTGCTTAGATTCAAATCTCTTGAAGCGATTaatggcttttaaaaaagccggtttgtGAGCAGCCTGTAGAGAGAtcaggttgtgtgtgtgtgttggatgGGAACTCTGTATAGATTGATGATGATGTATTGTGCTGTTGTGGGTGCTGTTCTGGAAGGAAAATCAAATTGTTCGCAGGTTCATGCTGCTGTGTGGGACTGAAGTATAGATCGTCTTCAACTTCTGTTAGCGCTTGGTGTACTTTCATTGTAGCGAAGGCTTTCCTTCGTCCGTCCAATTTCCGTTGCCTGGCTGCAACAGCAGTCCAAAATGATGATCCTCATCCATATGGATTTTTTGGTTTGGAAATGATGGATGATAGCTTCGTCAACTTCATCATAGCCTCTCTTCACCCTTTTGCCTCTTTTGGATGGGAGATCAGAGGATGGGGAGGAGGAGGGGTAGAGAAAGAATCTAGAGACGGGGATGATGATGTTTGACTAGAGTTGGGATGGTGAGAAGTTTGGTTGTCACATTGGTAAGAGGAAGGTTGGCTAGATGATGATTTGTCAAGATCACGTTCCATGGCAGAGCACCCATCTCTAATACAGCTATAATATTTCAAACAAAAGCACTCATAAGAAATGAATGCCACAGAGCAGATGCGGTAGTTTTATTCTTGTTTCCTACtgtaattattgttattattattattatttattatgtgtcgttatgccccttcatgatgggcaagtggggtctttacccccatctgggcgcccaccaacctgaCAAGTGAGCCAGCACAGAAAATATGAAGAATGAATTCGACAGATAGAGCATGCGTCTTTTACACCTATAGTATTCTCATGCACAGAACGATGCAGTAAGCTgcttacaaacacaaacaccttCTTGAAGCATTTTGCATCAATGTTAGGTGAAACGCTTCATTCCACATACAACATGACAGTCAAACTGGCTTCGCTCCAGAATCTGCTATGCTCTTGTTAGATCTGCTGTCATGAGCTTGAGAGgatacacaacaaatacaaatatgaAGGAGGCATCGATCAAGCTGTGGCCACTAGCTGCCTAGTTCACAAACTCATTAGTAACTTTCTTTGCTTACAAAGTAGTTTTCTCTAATACCCTTATTAGTATCTGATTGCATTTATAGCAGATGTTGCTAGCACAAACACTCTAGTTTCAGTGCTTAGTGTTTCATTGCATATGTAGCAGTATGAACGTAGTGCAAATCTgttcaaatatatgttgtgtattattattattgttgttttgttgttattattatcattaccTTTGGTCATCTGTCTCTGAAAGACATGTCCCGACCTCTCCATATGTTGCCAAAGAAAAGTTTGTGTCAGTCCTAGAATTTGATTCCGGCAATCAT from Corticium candelabrum chromosome 14, ooCorCand1.1, whole genome shotgun sequence carries:
- the LOC134189944 gene encoding uncharacterized protein LOC134189944 — translated: MWVRPIFQQRRQQGDFHQLLQELRRNDPESRFRFLRMSKETFDCLVEKVTPSLTTRSYRSETRAEISPAERSAMTLRYLATGSSQVSLSFNFRVGHSTVCRIIRDTCTVLWEVLLPHYVKAPSTEEEWKGIATDFEKIWNFPNCIGAIDGKHVIQAPAGAGSVYYNYKGTHSIVLMAVYDAHYRFLIVDVGDSGRHSDGGVLAH